From the Candidatus Marinarcus aquaticus genome, the window TGTGGATGGTATTTGCAATCAAAATGAATACTTCTTAAATCAACTCTTTCAATACTCAGGGCTTCAAACCAATATTTTTGGTGCGGGGGCAGGGTCTTTAGATGCAAAGAATGAAAAGGTCTTTTTTACCAATGAAGGATTGTTAAAGTGTTGTGCTGTGTTGTTGACCCTAGACAATCGCATGGATTTGGGAGTGAAACATGGTTGGCAGTATTTGGAAGGTCCGTTTGTGGTGACTTCTTGTGAAAGCAATACGCTCAAAGAGCTTGATTTTAAAAATGCGTATGATGTGTATAAAGAGATTGTCTATAAAGATTCAGGTGTTACTTTGGATGAAACCAATTTTTTAGAAGTCTCCAAAAATTATCCTTTGGGCGTGGTGAAATATCAAGGAGAGCAACTCGTCAGAGATCCCATTGGCGTTGAAAATGGAGTCATGACGCTTGCAGGTCAAATGACTCAAAACACGGTTGTTAATATCCTTAAAGGGGATAAACAGACCCTTTTAAATGCCACCAAAGAGGCCAGTTTTGATGCCCTTAAAAATGAGTGCGAATTTATTTTAATGTTCGACTGTCTCACACGTAAAAATTTTCTCGAAGAAAAATTTGAAGAGGAATTGGATATAATTTTCAGCCAAAAAAAATCATTGAATGTCATGGGTGCTATCAGCATTGGAGAAGTGGCCAATGATGGGAAAGATTATATAAAATTCTTTAATAAAACGTGTGTGATAGGTGGAATATGCTTTTAAATCAACTCTCAGTCTCTTATAAATGCCACAGTTCAATCGGAAACAGTCTCAATCTTCATACCATGATTGATGAGGTCTTACAGACCTTTACACAAGAGACCGATGCTATTTTTGCAACCTTTTATTTAATGAAAAATTCATTTGAACAAATTGGTTGTTTTGGAAAAGAGATACCGTATGACATCAATCAGTTTTTGTCATTGTGCGATGAGCAGCAAATCACACAATGCTCTTATGAAGAGAGTTTGACGGTTGTTTTATTTAAACTTGAAAATGGTTTGTTGCTGTTTATGTATGATAAAAGCATCGATTTAAACTTTATTTGCAGTATTTATGAAAATCTTCGAAACAGACTCAATATCAGCATTAACTCCTGTTTGAACTATCAAACCGTGCAGGAAAAAAACCTCTCACTTGAACAAGAAGTCAAAAAAGCACTTGATAAAAGTAAAGAGAAAGAGAAACAGTTTTTTGAACAACTTAAAATGGCACAAATGGGAGAACTCATTGGGAATATTGCACACCAATGGCGACAACCTTTAAGCGTAATCTCCACGGCTATTAGTGGCTTGCGTTTGAAAAAAGAGATGAGTATCTTAACCGATCAAGACTTTTATGAGTACTGCGATGGGGTATTAGACACTGTCATGTATTTGTCTAAAACCATTGATGAGTTTCGTGATTATATCAAAGAGAGCAATCGTGAAAAAGAGATCATTGTTCAAGACAGAATTAAAATGGCATTAACAATGGTGGAGTCCAGTTATAAGATGGAAGGCATACAAATCATTGAAGAGTTTATGGAGCCAAAACCGCTTACTTTTCGTCTGATTTTAGGGGAGCTTTTACAAGCCATGCTGCCTATTTTAAACAATGCCAAAGAGGCGTTGATGGTCAAAGAGCAAAAAGAAAAGTGGCTAAAATATGCCGTGCGTAAAAGTGAGTATAATATCATCATCACGTTAGAAGACAATGCAGGCGGTATTCCTGAAAGCATTTTAGATAAGATTTTTAACCCTTACTTTACGACCAAACATCAAACCCAAGGTACGGGGATTGGACTGTATACCTGTTATGATATTGTGGTCAATCATTTAGGTGGAAATTTACGAGTTGAAAATACCTCAAGTGGTGCTAAATTTTTTATGGAGTTGCCGTTGCAAATCAATTATGTGATTTAGCGGCACTCTTACGATAAACTTCTTCTCACTAATCAATTTATATACAAACTTATGATAGAATCTTCGATTATTATATTGTAAACAAGCCCGAAGGTTTGTTCGTAAAAACAAAGGCAAAAATTGAAAGTAGGCGTATTTGATTCAGGGATTGGTGGTTTAACGGTGGTTAAATCACTCATTGAACACAAGTTGTTTGAAGAGATTATATACTATGGAGACACTGCACGTGTTCCGTATGGAGCCAAAGATAAAAATACAATTATTCGCTACTCTTTAGAGGCCTTAGAGTTTTTTAAAAACTTCGATATTGACATGCTCATTGTTGCTTGTAATACTGCTTCGGCTTTTGCTATCCAAGATTTAAAAGAGGTTGCATCCATTCCTGTGGTGGGAGTGATTCAACCGGGGGTCTTAGCTGTACAAAACCGACTTGAAAATAAAGAGTCCAATATTTTGGTTATTGCAACCAAAGGAACCATTCAATCCAATCGTTATCAAAATGAACTGCATGCATTGGGTTATAAAAATATCAATGCGATTCAAACGGGTTTATTTGTTCCTATTGTTGAAGAGGGGATTTTTGAAGGTGAAGTATTGGACGCCACTTTAAAACACTACTTTAATGGCATTAAAGGTGTAGATGCCGTCATTTTAGGTTGTACGCACTTCCCTTTGATTGCAGATAAAATTGCTTCTTATTTAGATGGGTGTCAAACCATCCACTCAGGAGAGGCCATCGTGGATTACTTAATCCATGAACATAAACATGATAAAAATTTTGAAAAAACAAAGGTGACTTTTTTTGCTTCAGAAAATCCAGAAGGGTTAAAAAAAGTTGCTAAAAACTGGTTAGGGAGTCTTTTAAATGATTGAAGAAAAACGTGTACTGGCGTTAAAGTATCGTCCGAAACGATTTGAGGATCTTATTGGTCAAAGCACCATTTCACAAACATTGAGTTTGGCGCTTGACTCCAATCGTCTTTCACATGCTTATTTGTTCTCTGGGCTTCGAGGAAGCGGTAAAACAAGTACGGCAAGAATCATGGCCAAAGCACTGTTATGTTCGCAAGGACCCACATCAAAACCGTGTGATGTGTGTGAAAATTGTCAAAGTGCCAATACCAATCGACATTTAGATATTATTGAGATGGATGCAGCAAGTAACCGTGGGATTGATGATATTAAAGATTTGATTGAACACACCAAGTATAAACCAAGCAGCGCACGATTTAAAGTCTTCATCATCGATGAGGTTCATATGCTCACTCCACAAGCGTTTAATGCCTTGCTTAAAACACTTGAAGAACCTCCAGGATTTGTTAAGTTTATTTTAGCAACAACTGATCCACTGAAACTGCCAGCAACGATTTTGAGTCGAACGCAACACTTCAGGTTTAAAAAGATTTCTCAAAAAGATGTGATTCATCACCTCTCTCATATTTTGCATGAAGAGAATATTGAGTTTGAAACTGAAGCGTTGGAAGTGTTAAGTCGAAGTGGACAAGGAAGTTTACGAGATACCCTGACACTGATGGATCAAGCCATTATCTTCTCAAAAGGACGTATTACAACGAGTTCAGTGACGGATATGTTGGGATTGATTGATCCAAAATTCATGGACAATATTTTCCAAACGGTATTAACAAAAGGGGATATTAACCCTATTATTAGCGCACTTGAAGAGTATGAAGCAGGGCAAATTTGTGATGAGATTACCATCTATTTAAAACAAAAAATGTTGGAACGTGATCCTAAATTTGATGTCTTGTTGTATGATCGATTTTTTAGAATTGTAGCTGATGCCAAACATCTGTTGAGTCTGAATTCTGACAGTGGCTTTGTGCTTATTTTAATGCTTTCAAAAATGATTGAAGCGACCAACTTAAAAAGCATTGAAGAGATCATTAACGAAGTTGAAAACGTAGAGGTCAAAGAGACGCCAATCAAAGAGGTACAAGTAAAAACAGACGTTGCACCAACAACTCAATCTGTACAAAATGAAGTGACTGTTTCTGCACCTGTTCAACCCGTGCAAACAGCCGAATCAGAAGCTGTTGTTGAACAACCTCAAGAGGCGAAGCCAACACTAACTGAACCTGAACCAATAAAAACAGTTGAACCCGTACAAACTGCGGTTGCACAAGAGCCTGAATCCATGCCAACCATGCCAGAACCAAACCCCGTTGTGCAAGAAACAGTGGAGCAAGAGGTTCCAGCTCCTTCTCAACCAGCACCACAAGTGGTAGAACCACAAGTGCAACCGGAGCCAAGTGTGCCTTACCCAACGCCATTTGATGAGTATTCTGATGAAACACCATTTGATAGCAATAACAGTTTTGATGATGTCAGTGCGCAAGAGGAGACCAGTTATGAACCTTCACCTGCAATTGCCGATATTCCATTGGGAGATATCATCAGTGAGCCTGAAAAACCAATGGACCCATATGAACAAAAGTATGAGGAACTTATTGATAAAATCTTTGATCGAAGTTATGACTTGGGTGTGGTGTTTGAGAAAAACTTTGAGTACACCTCCTTTGAGAATGACATTTTACATATCACGTCGTATGCAGTGGATGAAGAGAGAAAGATGCTGTATAGTAACTTTGCACTCATACGTACATTTGTGGCCGATGTTTTCGGGGTCAATACACAAATGGAGTTTTCAAAAGGGGATGTTGAAAAAAAGGATGAAACCCCCACTGCACAGGAGCAAGATGCCAGCAGTGCGGGGTCAATGTTAGAAGATATTGAACTCAATGGTGCCGAATCAACCAGTGCAGGGTGTGTGGCAGATATGACCAAATCAAGCCAACCCAAACCTGCTGAACAAGAGATTCAAATACAAGATGTCTTGGATTCACCCATGGTTAACAGAGCCAAAGAGCTCTTTGATATTAAACGTATCACAATACGAACAAAAACATAAGAAGGAGAAGAGATGCAAAAAGCAATGACCTATTTTTTATCAACCGTGTTACTCTCTTTGAGTGCATCTGCCATTGCAATCGATGATAAAGTATTGGATTTTGAAAAACAGCGACTCAAAGCCAATAAACAAATTGAGGTGCAAGATATTCAGTTGAGTTTTAAAAAAGAGTTGCCTCAAAAAGAGTGGTATGGATTTTTGTTTGATATTGATGCCAACTTCAAAGGAAAACAAGTCAAGTTCAAAGACATTGTGTTTTCAAATGGAGAGTACATTGCTCTTGATTTGATTCACATTGATACCCATGAGAGCATCAAAAAAGATGTCATGCCCAAATTAACCAATGCTTATTATAAAAAAGAGAATTTGTTGCTTGGGAACCCTGAAGCAAAAGATACAATTGTCGTCTTCTCTGATCCTTTATGCCCTTTTTGTATGGATTTTATTCCCGATGTGATTCGACACGTACAAAAACATAAAAACAGCATTGCTTTATACTATTATCATTTTCCATTATTGCAACTGCACCCCGCATCAGGAGTCTTAACACGATTGATGGATGTGGCGATTGAGCAAGGAAATAAAGATATTGTATTGAAAGTTTATGAAGCCGATTGGGACAAATACTTTACAGAACAAGAGACCAATGAAATCAAAATATTAGAGGCATTTAATAAAGAGTTAAACACCCACATTACTTTGGAGCAAATTCAAACAAAAAAAATCAATGAGAAGATTTTAGATGACATCCAAATGGGTGAAAATGCCTTGGTACAAGGAACCCCAACCATTTTTGTCAATGGAGAAAAAGACAGTAATAAAACAAAATTTTTAGAGTTAGGAAAGTAATTGATGAAGAAATTAGTAATTGCAACGAGAAAGAGTCAGTTGGCTTTATGGCAAAGTGAATATATCAAAGCAGAGTTATTAAAACATTATCCGGATATGACCATTGAGCTTAAAACGTTTTCAACCAAAGCAGATAAGATTTTAGATGTGCCTTTAGCAAAAATTGGGGGGAAAGGACTGTTTACTAAAGAGTTGGAAATTGCACTTGCCAATAAAGAAGCCGATATCGCCGTACACTCTCTTAAAGATGTTCCTGTAGAGTTTGAAGAGGGGTTTGTCCTTGCAGCACTTACAAAACGATTTGACCCAAGAGATGCTTTTTTAAGTGAAAAGTATGCCAGTATTGATGAACTGCCACAAGGTGCAGTTATAGGAACGACAAGTTTAAGAAGAAGAATGGAAATTAAACTTCTTCGACCCGATATTGAACTTAAAGATTTACGAGGAAACATCAATACACGAATTGCCAAACTCAAAGCAGGGGAGTATGATGCGATTATCTTAGCTGCAACAGGTGTTCAAAAACTTCAAATAGAAGGAGAAGTCAACTACTTCACTCCCATTGATACAGAGCTTATGATTCCATCGATGGGACAAGCCACTTTAGGCATTGAAACGCTTGATAATCCTGAACTTGTAGAACTGCTTTCAGTACTGCACGATAAAGATGCTGAGATTGAATCGACCATTGAACGAGACTTTGTACGAACACTCGAGGGTGGTTGTCAAGTGCCAATTGGTATTAAAGCAACGATTTTAGATGAAAAATCTGTGGATGTACGAGCCATCGTTGGTATGCCTGATGGCAGTGAGCTTATTCAAGAAAACTTTGTTGTGAATATGGATGAGTATAAAACGGCAGGGTCAAAAATGGCACAAGAGTTTATTGCCCGAGGTGCCAAAGAACTTCTTGCACGTGCAGAAAAAGTCGCTTTTCAATAGGTTTAACATAGCATTAAAATAGCATTTTAAAGAGCTTTGTGCTCTTTGGATGCAAAACTCTTCTTTTTGGCTTCAATTGCCCTTAAAATCAACTCTTTTACTGGACTTTTTT encodes:
- the murI gene encoding glutamate racemase — translated: MKVGVFDSGIGGLTVVKSLIEHKLFEEIIYYGDTARVPYGAKDKNTIIRYSLEALEFFKNFDIDMLIVACNTASAFAIQDLKEVASIPVVGVIQPGVLAVQNRLENKESNILVIATKGTIQSNRYQNELHALGYKNINAIQTGLFVPIVEEGIFEGEVLDATLKHYFNGIKGVDAVILGCTHFPLIADKIASYLDGCQTIHSGEAIVDYLIHEHKHDKNFEKTKVTFFASENPEGLKKVAKNWLGSLLND
- a CDS encoding DNA polymerase III subunit gamma/tau, with protein sequence MIEEKRVLALKYRPKRFEDLIGQSTISQTLSLALDSNRLSHAYLFSGLRGSGKTSTARIMAKALLCSQGPTSKPCDVCENCQSANTNRHLDIIEMDAASNRGIDDIKDLIEHTKYKPSSARFKVFIIDEVHMLTPQAFNALLKTLEEPPGFVKFILATTDPLKLPATILSRTQHFRFKKISQKDVIHHLSHILHEENIEFETEALEVLSRSGQGSLRDTLTLMDQAIIFSKGRITTSSVTDMLGLIDPKFMDNIFQTVLTKGDINPIISALEEYEAGQICDEITIYLKQKMLERDPKFDVLLYDRFFRIVADAKHLLSLNSDSGFVLILMLSKMIEATNLKSIEEIINEVENVEVKETPIKEVQVKTDVAPTTQSVQNEVTVSAPVQPVQTAESEAVVEQPQEAKPTLTEPEPIKTVEPVQTAVAQEPESMPTMPEPNPVVQETVEQEVPAPSQPAPQVVEPQVQPEPSVPYPTPFDEYSDETPFDSNNSFDDVSAQEETSYEPSPAIADIPLGDIISEPEKPMDPYEQKYEELIDKIFDRSYDLGVVFEKNFEYTSFENDILHITSYAVDEERKMLYSNFALIRTFVADVFGVNTQMEFSKGDVEKKDETPTAQEQDASSAGSMLEDIELNGAESTSAGCVADMTKSSQPKPAEQEIQIQDVLDSPMVNRAKELFDIKRITIRTKT
- a CDS encoding sensor histidine kinase; this encodes MLLNQLSVSYKCHSSIGNSLNLHTMIDEVLQTFTQETDAIFATFYLMKNSFEQIGCFGKEIPYDINQFLSLCDEQQITQCSYEESLTVVLFKLENGLLLFMYDKSIDLNFICSIYENLRNRLNISINSCLNYQTVQEKNLSLEQEVKKALDKSKEKEKQFFEQLKMAQMGELIGNIAHQWRQPLSVISTAISGLRLKKEMSILTDQDFYEYCDGVLDTVMYLSKTIDEFRDYIKESNREKEIIVQDRIKMALTMVESSYKMEGIQIIEEFMEPKPLTFRLILGELLQAMLPILNNAKEALMVKEQKEKWLKYAVRKSEYNIIITLEDNAGGIPESILDKIFNPYFTTKHQTQGTGIGLYTCYDIVVNHLGGNLRVENTSSGAKFFMELPLQINYVI
- the hemC gene encoding hydroxymethylbilane synthase, encoding MKKLVIATRKSQLALWQSEYIKAELLKHYPDMTIELKTFSTKADKILDVPLAKIGGKGLFTKELEIALANKEADIAVHSLKDVPVEFEEGFVLAALTKRFDPRDAFLSEKYASIDELPQGAVIGTTSLRRRMEIKLLRPDIELKDLRGNINTRIAKLKAGEYDAIILAATGVQKLQIEGEVNYFTPIDTELMIPSMGQATLGIETLDNPELVELLSVLHDKDAEIESTIERDFVRTLEGGCQVPIGIKATILDEKSVDVRAIVGMPDGSELIQENFVVNMDEYKTAGSKMAQEFIARGAKELLARAEKVAFQ
- a CDS encoding DsbA family protein, whose product is MQKAMTYFLSTVLLSLSASAIAIDDKVLDFEKQRLKANKQIEVQDIQLSFKKELPQKEWYGFLFDIDANFKGKQVKFKDIVFSNGEYIALDLIHIDTHESIKKDVMPKLTNAYYKKENLLLGNPEAKDTIVVFSDPLCPFCMDFIPDVIRHVQKHKNSIALYYYHFPLLQLHPASGVLTRLMDVAIEQGNKDIVLKVYEADWDKYFTEQETNEIKILEAFNKELNTHITLEQIQTKKINEKILDDIQMGENALVQGTPTIFVNGEKDSNKTKFLELGK
- a CDS encoding FIST C-terminal domain-containing protein codes for the protein MKLEAQFYENFDSFLQLNGSLQKEFFLLVAEQTSFCLEALHNATAKITGAFFPEIIFNNRLHKKGLIALEITSNIQLFLIKDMNNLDFSHIPLKQTPTVLTIVDGICNQNEYFLNQLFQYSGLQTNIFGAGAGSLDAKNEKVFFTNEGLLKCCAVLLTLDNRMDLGVKHGWQYLEGPFVVTSCESNTLKELDFKNAYDVYKEIVYKDSGVTLDETNFLEVSKNYPLGVVKYQGEQLVRDPIGVENGVMTLAGQMTQNTVVNILKGDKQTLLNATKEASFDALKNECEFILMFDCLTRKNFLEEKFEEELDIIFSQKKSLNVMGAISIGEVANDGKDYIKFFNKTCVIGGICF